A genomic window from Nicotiana sylvestris chromosome 11, ASM39365v2, whole genome shotgun sequence includes:
- the LOC104214922 gene encoding receptor-like protein Cf-9 — MGYEKLVLFLLCRLAFSSSLPHLCPKDQALALLQFKKMFTIDPDASFYCHTSYPKILSWNRSKDCCSWKGVNCDETTRHVVELDLGCSQLQGKLHSNSSLFKLSNLKRLNLSGNDFYGSHISPKFGEFSSLTHLDLSSSEFSGQIPLEISHLSKLYVLRINDDVRLGPHNFELLFKNLTQLRELDLDYVNISSTIPLNFSSYLTILRLADTQLYGTLPERVFHLSNLKYLDLWHNTQLEVRFPMIKWNSSTSLTDLYLNSVNFTGNIPESFSYLTSLNKLDMSSCNLSGPILKPLWNLTRIELLHLENNRLEGPISQLFRFGNLKTLWLGNNNFDGRLECFNGTQLRDLVVSSNSLTGPISSSVLSLSSLEWLDLSNNHFSGKIGELKSKTLWNVDLTQNQLQGPIPKSLLNQQNLQYLLLSQNNLSGQIDSTICNLKTLLLLDLRSNNLQGTIPECLGEMDSIQVLDLNNNNLSGTIQANFSIGNRFRVIKLHGNKLEGKIPGSLINCKYLELLDLGNNELNDTFPKWLGILPNLKILYLRSNKLHGSIRVSRNRNLFSQLQVLDLSSNAFNGNLPTGLFENFQAMKINDENMRNLTFVEETSNLIFTTKGLELQFPHVLSTNNMVIDLSRNRFEGCIPSTVGGLIGLRTLNLSHNGLEGLIPASLQHLYVLESLDLSFNKIGGGIPQQLVSLTSLAVLNLSYNHLVGCIPKGNQFDTFENSSYQGNEGLRGFSPSRGCGDDGVTQATTPNVLDQGEDEDSSMISWLAVLIGYGCGLIIGLSIIYIISTQNPLWFSRIILELEQRIVTRMKKHKKRY, encoded by the coding sequence ATGGGTTATGAAAAACTTGTATTGTTTCTGCTCTGTAGACTTGCTTTCTCCTCATCCTTACCACATTTGTGCCCCAAAGATCAAGCTCTTGCTCTTCTACAATTCAAAAAGATGTTTACCATAGATCCTGACGCTTCATTTTACTGCCACACATCTTATCCTAAAATTCTTTCATGGAATAGGAGCAAAGATTGCTGCTCATGGAAAGGAGTTAACTGCGACGAGACAACACGCCATGTGGTTGAGCTTGACCTCGGTTGCAGTCAACTTCAAGGCAAGCTTCATTCCAACAGTAGCCTCTTCAAACTCTCTAATCTCAAAAGGCTTAATTTATCTGGTAATGATTTCTATGGATCGCACATTTCGCCTAAATTTGGTGAGTTTTCTAGTTTGACACATCTTGATTTATCAAGTTCAGAGTTTTCAGGTCAAATTCCTTTAGAAATCTCTCATCTTTCTAAATTATACGTTCTTCGTATCAATGATGATGTGAGACTTGGACCTCACAATTTTGAACTGCTCTTTAAGAACTTGACCCAATTAAGAGAGCTTGATCTTGACTATGTCAACATCTCTTCCACCATTCCTCTAAATTTCTCTTCTTATTTAACAATTCTACGACTTGCAGACACGCAATTATATGGGACATTGCCTGAAAGAGTCTTTCACCTTTCCAACTTGAAATATCTTGACTTATGGCACAATACCCAGCTCGAAGTTAGGTTTCCAATGATCAAATGGAATAGCAGTACATCTCTCACGGATTTATATCTCAATAGTGTGAATTTTACTGGTAATATACCTGAATCATTTAGCTATTTAACTTCATTGAATAAACTGGACATGAGCTCTTGTAATCTCTCGGGACCTATTCTAAAACCTCTATGGAATCTAACTCGCATAGAGCTTTTGCACCTTGAAAATAACCGACTTGAAGGACCAATTTCCCAGCTCTTCAGATTCGGTAATCTCAAGACCTTATGGCTTGGAAATAACAACTTTGATGGCCGACTTGAGTGCTTTAATGGGACACAACTTAGGGACTTAGTTGTTTCGTCCAATTCCCTAACTGGTCCAATTTCTTCCAGTGTATTATCCCTCTCATCACTAGAATGGTTAGACTTGAGCAATAACCATTTCAGTGGCAAAATTGGAGAGTTAAAGTCCAAAACATTGTGGAACGTTGATCTAACACAAAATCAGCTGCAAGGTCCTATTCCAAAGTCACTCCTAAACCAACAGAACCTCCAATATCTTCTcctttctcaaaataatctcagtGGACAGATTGATTCAACCATCTGCAATTTGAAAACATTACTGTTATTAGATCTGAGAAGTAATAATTTACAGGGAACAATCCCCGAATGTTTGGGTGAGATGGATAGTATTCAGGTTTTGGACTTAAACAATAATAATCTTAGTGGGACAATTCAAGCAAATTTTAGTATTGGAAACCGATTCAGAGTCATTAAATTGCATGGGAATAAGTTAGAGGGGAAAATCCCAGGATCTTTGATCAATTGCAAGTATTTGGAACTACTTGATTTAGGTAACAATGAGTTGAACGACACTTTTCCAAAATGGTTGGGAATCCTACCGAATTTGAAGATCTTATATTTGAGATCAAATAAGTTGCATGGGTCCATCAGAGTGTCAAGAAATAGAAACTTGTTTTCACAACTTCAAGTTCTGGATCTTTCATCCAATGCATTTAATGGGAATTTACCAACAGGTCTTTTTGAGAATTTCCAAGCCATGAAAATAAATGATGAGAACATGAGAAACCTAACATTTGTAGAAGAAACATCTAATTTGATATTTACAACAAAAGGATTGGAACTTCAATTTCCTCATGTTTTGAGTACTAATAATATGGTTATTGATCTCTCAAGGAATAGATTTGAAGGTTGTATTCCAAGTACTGTTGGAGGTCTCATTGGACTTCGTACGTTGAACTTGTCTCACAATGGCTTAGAAGGTCTTATACCAGCATCATTACAACATTTGTATGTACTTGAATCGTTGGATCTCTCATTTAACAAAATTGGTGGAGGAATTCCGCAACAACTTGTATCTCTAACATCACTTGCAGTCTTAAATCTCTCTTACAATCATCTCGTTGGATGCATCCCTAAAGGAAATCAATTTGATACTTTCGAGAACAGTTCATACCAAGGGAATGAAGGATTACGTGGATTTTCACCCTCAAGAGGCTGTGGTGATGACGGAGTAACACAAGCAACAACCCCAAATGTGCTAGAtcaaggagaagatgaagattCATCAATGATCAGTTGGCTGGCGGTTCTCATAGGTTACGGTTGTGGATTAATTATTGGACTATCCATAATATACATAATCTCAACTCAAAATCCATTATGGTTTTCCAGGATAATTTTAGAACTGGAACAAAGAATCGTTACGAGAATGAAAAAACACAAGAAAAGATATTAG